In Methylosinus trichosporium OB3b, the sequence GACAGGGTCTCGAGCGAGAAGACCAAGGGGCGCGCGACGAGCCCGTGGATGAGCAGACGGTGCTTGTCGGGATCGATGTCCGGAACGCCGCTGTGGCTGCGCTCGAAATGCAAGCCATTGGGCGTGACCATCCCTTGCAGCCGATGCAGCGGCGTGCGTGCGGCGCCAGAGCCCGGCGCGTTCGGCGGGTTGGCGAACACGCGGGCGACGCCGGCCTCGAAGCGCGAGGGCTGGCCATAGCCGGTGAAGGGCGAGCCCGGAGCGGTCATCCACGGCTCGACCGCGAGCCCCTCGGCGCGCGCCGGCTCCGCCGCGACGGCCCCGGCGATTGCGGCGCCGGCGATGAAGGCCCGGCGGTGCATGAGGCCTGCGCCCGCAGCCTGCTCGAGGTCGGGCGTCGGCGTCCTTCGTCTTCGTTTCATTTTCGTCGTCTCGAAAAATTCGCCGCACCGGCCGTGGGACGGCGCGAGCCGCCGGCGGAAAAACCTAGCTATTCTTTGGATATCGCGAAGGAGACGGCGCCGACGAGCGGGAAACGAAATCGATGATTCCCTCGTCGCCATCGTCCTCGTCGCGACGCTGTGCGCGGCGGCTCACTTCTTCGAGGATTTCTCGCTCCTCGTCTTGTCGAAGAAGCTCGAATCGAAGAGGCCATCGACGCTCGGCGCCTTGTCGGCCACGCCGAGCGTGACCTGATAAGCGAGCAGGGCCTTGGTCGATTCGGTGATCGCGTTCGGATCGACGACGAAACGGACGGCGGGCGACGACAGCGATTTTCGAATGGTCGCGCCGTCGACGATGCCCTTGGACAGCGCCGCTTCGATATGTGGCGCCGCCCGGTCGGGGTTTTTCTGCAGTTCCTCCACGGCGCGGACGAGGCCTCCGACCAACGCTTGAACCTGCTGCGGGTGCTGCTCGAGAAAATCCTTCGAGACCGCCGCCACAGTGCCCGGCTGACCCGGAAAAAGCTCCGCCCCCCCCCCGCGATCAGCGCGATCTCGGGATTCGCCTTCTGCACGATCGTCAGAGTCGGCTCGCGCACGGTCGCGGCTTCCACGGCGCCCGCGAGCAGAGCCTGCTGCGTCGCGTCTATGCCGATAGAGACGATCTCGATGTCGGACGGGTCGGTATGCGTCGCCTCGCGCAGCCAATATTGCAGATTGGCGGCCGGCACCGAGCCGGGCGGCTGGGTTGCGATTCGGGCGGGCCGACCATTGGCGGCCCGGAAGGCCTTGAAAGCCGCCGCCGGCGCGACCCCTTTCTTGAAGAAGGCTTTGAGCTTGGCGCCGCCGACGAGCACATTCTCGTCCACGGCGAGGGCCGCCACGACGCGCAGGTCGATGCCTTTCGCCCGTCCGGCCGCGGCCGGCGCGACTCCCCCGATGTAGATGTCGATGCCGCCGCTCGCCGCCGCCTGCACGATATTGGGGCCGCTCTCGAAGAGCTTGGTCTGCAGCTCGAGGCCGCCCGCCCGGAGCCAGCCTTCCTTCTCCGCTATGAACAGAGGCGCCGCGCCGATGACCGGGATGACTCCAACGCGCGCGGTCACCGTCTCGGCAGCCGAGCCGGTCGCATGGAAGGCGATGGCCATGGCCATCGCGACGAGCTTCTTCGACACCGATCTTCCCTCCATCTCGGATCGCGATGCGCGCGAGTTTGCGTCGATATGACGATTTAGTCTATAGTTTAAATGGACTGAAGGAGCGCTCGAATTGTCGGATGAGAAGGATCGGCCGCAGACCCGGCCATTGGGCTCGCGATCCGCAGGGCCCGTCGCGCCGGAGGGGCTCTATGAGAAAATGAAAGAAGGCCCCTTCGCCGGCCGGCTCGCTTGCAGCCTCGAGGAAGCGGAGGCCGGATCCTGGCGGGAGATCGTGCTCGACTATGAGGTGGGCGCGAGCGGCGTCGCCGATGGCGCGACCTTGAAGGTCACGTTCAAATTCTATTCCGACTGGGCGCTGTTTCAGACCGCCGATCCGAAAGGCGCCGATTATCTCAGCGTCGACTATCAGGCGGGCCCGCTGGCCCCAGGCCAATCGCCGGCGAGCGTGCAGCATCTCGCGGTCCGCTTCGACCAAAAAGGACATGAGCGGCCTTATCAGAAGGCCGTGATCGTCGATGTGATCGACGGCTATCTCAATATGGGCGACCACATCGTCATCCGATTGGGCGATCGCCGCGCCGGCGGACCGGGCACGCGCGTCCAGACCTTCGTCGACGATGATTTTCGCTTTCGCGCCTATGTCGATCCGCTCGGAACGTCGCGTTATGTCGCCGTGCCGGGCGATGTCTCGCTGCGCGTCGTCGCCGGCGCGCCGGCGCGGCTGTCGCTCGTCGGCCCGCGCTTCGCGCGGCCCGGGGCGCACGCGCCATTCCGCCTCTCGGCGCTCGATCGCTGGGGGAATATCGTCGACGATTTTCCCGGCCGCATTCGTCTCTCGATCCTCGCGGGCGCCGAGACGATCGCGTCCCGCGACCTCGCCTTTCCCGACAAAGGCTGGGCGAGCGTCGCGATCGAGGATGTTCCGACCGATCGCGGCGATGTGACGCTGATCGCCGCGCTCGACGCGCGCGACATTCCCGCGGCTTCGGCCTTTCTCTCAGTCTTCGCCGATGCGCCGGCGCCGCGCGGCTTCTACGCCGATCTGCATGTCCATGCGCATGACACGGTCGGAACGAACAGCCCTTCCTACAACGCCGCCTTCGCGCGCGATGTCGGCGGCGTCGACGTGTTCGGCTATACGGCCAATGATTTTCAGATCACCGACGCCAATTGGCGCGACGGAGTCGCGGCGGTGAACGCTCTCGACGCGCCCGGACGCTTCGTGACCTATCCGGTGCAGGAGTGGTGCGGAAGCTCGACGGCGGGCGGCGACCACAAGGTGATCTTCCTAGGCGAGGAGGAGCCCGACTTTCCGTATGACGCGCAAGGGCGGCACAATCGCACCTTGTCCTGGAACGAGGACATGAAGTCGCCGAAGGTCGAGCTCGGCCGCTGGCCGGTGAACGAGCTGTGGGACGCTTATGGCCATTCGCCGGAAACCCATCTCGTTGTGCCGCATGTCGGCGGGCGACGCTATATCGCCGATTGGCACCACCCCGAGCTCGAGCGGCTCGTCGAGATCGCCTCGGCCTGGGGCCATTTCCCCTGGCTCTATCGCGATGTGATCGCCCGCGGCTATCGGCTCGGCGTCTCCGCGAACAGCGACGAGCATCGCGGACGGCCGGGCGGCGGCGCGCCTGGCGTGCAAGTGTTCGGCGTGCGCGGCGGGCTGACCGGCGTTTTCGCCGAAAGCCTGGACCGCGCCGCGATCGGCCGCGCATTGCGCGCGCGCCATAGTTTCGCGACGACCGGCGAGCGGCTCGCGCTCATCGTCCGATGCGGCGATCGCCTCCAGGGCGACGCCTTCGAACATGAGGGGCCGGCCGAGATCGACTATCGCTTCCTCGGCGACGCCGGTTTCGACGAGATCGCCGCCTTCGACCATGAGGGGCTGCTCTGGCGTCGAAATCTCCATGCCGAGCTCGGCTACTCACACACGCGCGCGCGGCTGCGCTGGGGCGGCGCGCGAATAAAGGACCGCTATCGCTGGGCGAGCTGGAATGGTCGCCTGCGCGTGCAGGGAGCCGTGGTGCGCAGCTTCGCCAGCGTCGGCTTCGAGCATGACGAAGAGAACGCCTGGCGCGCCGGGGCGACCGACATCGCCTTTCGCTCGGAGACCTATGGCGACGCCGACGCGCTGGAGCTCGAGATCGACGATCTTTCCGCCGCGCGCTTTCTGGTCGAGGGAACGATCGGCGGCTTCGTCAAGGTCGGCGATCCCCGCTTTCCCGCGCCGTTCGTCCATGCGCCGGAGTTTCGCTTCGAGGCGACCGGCCGCGAGCTGATCGAGAAAGGCGAGCTGCGGCTCGACCTCGGCGGCGTCGAGCTGTTCCTCGCTCTCGAGCGTCTCGCGGACACGCCGCCGCCACGCGACATCGCGGGGCGCTTCACGGTCGAGCCGCGCAACGGGCCGTTCGGATTTCGTCCGGTCTATCTGTTCGGCCGTCAGCGCGACGACGCGAAAATATGGTCGTCCGCGCAATTCATCACCTTTGTCGACGGGCCGAACGAGAGCGAAGCGAAATGAAGCAACGTCTCGCAGCCCTGCTGGGCCTCGTGCTGTTCCTCGGCGCATGGGAGCTCGCTCCCCTGCTCACTCCGGGAGCGCATGCGCTTCTCCCCGTCCCCAGCCAATTGCCCGGAGCCTTCTGGCGCGAGTTCCAGAACGGCGTCTGGCTCGCCTGTGTCGGCGCGAGCCTGTCGCATTATCTCATCGGCCTCGGCGTCGGCGTGGCGTTCGGCGTCGCGGCGGGCGTCGCGACCGGCGCGCTTCCGCCGCTCGAATGGGCGACGGCCTGGATCACGCGCATTCTCCGCCCTATCCCCGGCCTCGCCTGGATTCCCTTCGCCATCCTCTGGTTCGGCGTCGAGGAGAAGGCGGCGGTGTTCATCATCGCCATCGGCGTGTTCTGGATCGTCTATTTCTCCGCCCATGGCGCCATTCGCAATGTGGATCGCGATCTCGTCGAGGTGGCCGCCGCTTTCGGCTTCAGAACCAGCTGGGAGAAGCTGGTGAAGGTGCAGTTTCCGGCGAGCCTGCCCGGCATTCTCGTCGGCGTGCGCACCTCGCTCGGCCAGGCCTGGATGGCCGTGGTCGCCGCCGAACTGTTCGGCGTCGCCGGACTCGGGCAGCGGATGAACCAAGCCTCCAGCCTGCTCGCCACCGATATCGTCGTCGTCTACATGCTGACCATGGCGGCGCTCTACGGCTTGATCGACATGGCATTCATCTTCGCGCAATCGAGGCTTCTCACATGGAAGGCGTGATGGCGCCGCTCATCGAGATCGAGGGGCTGGCGCTCGGCTATGAGCACGACGGCGCCCATGTCGCCGTGCTGGAGCGGCTCGATCTGACGATCACGCGCGGGGAATTCATCGCGATCCTCGGCGCCTCCGGCGTCGGCAAATCGACCTTGCTGCGCGTGCTGATCGGCCTCGCCGCGCCTTCGGCCGGCGCATTGCGATTCGACGCGCGATCCGATTGCGCCATGGCGCTGGTGTTTCAGGATGCGCGATTGCTTCCCTGGCGGCGCGTCGAGGCCAATGTGGCGCTCGGCCTCGAAAAGATGAAGCTTTCGAAAGCGGAGCGCCACATTCGCGCGCTGGACGCATTGCGCGGCGTCGGGCTCGAGAACTATGCGGAGCGCTTTCCGCATCAGCTCTCCGGCGGACAGAGGCAGCGCGTCGCCCTCGCCCGCGCGCTCGCGGTGCAGCCGGACCTGCTGCTGATGGACGAACCTTTCTCCGCACTGGACGCGCCGACGCGACAACGCCTGCAGGACGATCTGCTCGAGCTCTGGCGCGAGACCGGCAAGACAATCCTCTTCGTGACGCATGACATCGACGAAGCGGTCTATCTCGCCGACCGCGTGATCGCGCTCGGCGGCAAGCCGGGCGAGGTCCGCGCCTCCGTCACGATCGACGTCGCGCGCCCGCGTCGACGCGCCGACCCGTGTCTGCGCGACATCGCCGCGCTCGTCGAGACCAAGCTGCGCATCGAATGACCGGGTTCACGGGCGGCGAGACATAGTGCGTAGCCGATGTCTGGAGAGCGAGACTTCAAGCTCGATCTTCGAATCGGCTGACCCGAAGGCCTCCGGCCGCAGTTGTTGACATTTGTCTACAGAAAATATCTGCGCGCGTCTGGCGCGTTCATCGAAGCGGGAGGGCGCAGCGTGCGAGTCGAAGGCGCGAGCATCGGCGGCGAGACGCCGCCCATCGCCGCGGATATATTCGCTCCCTTCTCCGAGACGCCGTCTGAGCGCCCTTTCGTGGTGGGTCAGGTCGGTCAGTCGCTCGATGGCCGCATCGCCACGCTCTGTGGCGAATCGCGCGACATCAGCGGACAGGCGGCCCTGGATCATCTGCATCGCATCCGGGCCCATGTCGACGCCGTGATCGTCGGCGCTCGCACCATCGTTCTGGACGATCCGCAGCTCTCTGTTCGACGTGTCCCAGGAACGAATCCGGCGCGCGTCGTGATCGATCCATCCGGCCGTCTCGACTCCCGCGGTCGATGGCTGGCCGATGACGGCGCGCGGCGCATTCTCGTCACAGGCGAGCGCTCGTCCGTCTCTTGCGGCGCGGAGACGATTCGTCTCGAATCGCACGCCGGAATCATTCCGCCCGCGGCGATCGTCGAGGCGCTTTTCTCTCGCGGGTTGAAGCGCATCCTCGTCGAGGGCGGCGCTCGGACGCTCTCGACCTTTCTCGAGACGGGACATCTCGATCGGCTGCATGTGCTCGTCGCGCCGATGATCATCGGATCCGGCCAA encodes:
- a CDS encoding DUF3604 domain-containing protein — its product is MSDEKDRPQTRPLGSRSAGPVAPEGLYEKMKEGPFAGRLACSLEEAEAGSWREIVLDYEVGASGVADGATLKVTFKFYSDWALFQTADPKGADYLSVDYQAGPLAPGQSPASVQHLAVRFDQKGHERPYQKAVIVDVIDGYLNMGDHIVIRLGDRRAGGPGTRVQTFVDDDFRFRAYVDPLGTSRYVAVPGDVSLRVVAGAPARLSLVGPRFARPGAHAPFRLSALDRWGNIVDDFPGRIRLSILAGAETIASRDLAFPDKGWASVAIEDVPTDRGDVTLIAALDARDIPAASAFLSVFADAPAPRGFYADLHVHAHDTVGTNSPSYNAAFARDVGGVDVFGYTANDFQITDANWRDGVAAVNALDAPGRFVTYPVQEWCGSSTAGGDHKVIFLGEEEPDFPYDAQGRHNRTLSWNEDMKSPKVELGRWPVNELWDAYGHSPETHLVVPHVGGRRYIADWHHPELERLVEIASAWGHFPWLYRDVIARGYRLGVSANSDEHRGRPGGGAPGVQVFGVRGGLTGVFAESLDRAAIGRALRARHSFATTGERLALIVRCGDRLQGDAFEHEGPAEIDYRFLGDAGFDEIAAFDHEGLLWRRNLHAELGYSHTRARLRWGGARIKDRYRWASWNGRLRVQGAVVRSFASVGFEHDEENAWRAGATDIAFRSETYGDADALELEIDDLSAARFLVEGTIGGFVKVGDPRFPAPFVHAPEFRFEATGRELIEKGELRLDLGGVELFLALERLADTPPPRDIAGRFTVEPRNGPFGFRPVYLFGRQRDDAKIWSSAQFITFVDGPNESEAK
- a CDS encoding ABC transporter permease — its product is MKQRLAALLGLVLFLGAWELAPLLTPGAHALLPVPSQLPGAFWREFQNGVWLACVGASLSHYLIGLGVGVAFGVAAGVATGALPPLEWATAWITRILRPIPGLAWIPFAILWFGVEEKAAVFIIAIGVFWIVYFSAHGAIRNVDRDLVEVAAAFGFRTSWEKLVKVQFPASLPGILVGVRTSLGQAWMAVVAAELFGVAGLGQRMNQASSLLATDIVVVYMLTMAALYGLIDMAFIFAQSRLLTWKA
- a CDS encoding ABC transporter ATP-binding protein — protein: MEGVMAPLIEIEGLALGYEHDGAHVAVLERLDLTITRGEFIAILGASGVGKSTLLRVLIGLAAPSAGALRFDARSDCAMALVFQDARLLPWRRVEANVALGLEKMKLSKAERHIRALDALRGVGLENYAERFPHQLSGGQRQRVALARALAVQPDLLLMDEPFSALDAPTRQRLQDDLLELWRETGKTILFVTHDIDEAVYLADRVIALGGKPGEVRASVTIDVARPRRRADPCLRDIAALVETKLRIE
- a CDS encoding RibD family protein codes for the protein MRVEGASIGGETPPIAADIFAPFSETPSERPFVVGQVGQSLDGRIATLCGESRDISGQAALDHLHRIRAHVDAVIVGARTIVLDDPQLSVRRVPGTNPARVVIDPSGRLDSRGRWLADDGARRILVTGERSSVSCGAETIRLESHAGIIPPAAIVEALFSRGLKRILVEGGARTLSTFLETGHLDRLHVLVAPMIIGSGQAGLDLPPIAKLESALRPRVRAHLLEGGDVLFDCDLSACRWNFRAGARGRERP